Proteins found in one Paenibacillus wynnii genomic segment:
- the spoIIIAG gene encoding stage III sporulation protein AG — protein sequence MGKWLKKLEQWAGGGSGSPKRSQTFRWLIILGLLGAAIMLFNSFVNVKKLDNENTGREPPISETTQTALQQGDLPAPNSFDSIELAMENRTKEILEKIVGVGTVDIMVTVDSTEEIVVQKHMNDSQELSDETDANGGKRHTTQYTRDGEIVTYTQSGDETPIITKRIKPQVRGVLVVAKGAENKVVRGLIEQAVEKGLNVPVYRISVVPRKQE from the coding sequence GTGGGCAAATGGCTGAAAAAGCTGGAGCAGTGGGCCGGAGGCGGGTCTGGAAGTCCAAAGAGAAGCCAAACGTTTCGTTGGCTGATTATTCTGGGTCTGCTCGGAGCAGCAATAATGCTGTTTAATTCTTTCGTTAATGTAAAGAAACTGGATAATGAGAATACGGGCCGGGAACCTCCGATCAGTGAAACCACACAAACGGCGTTGCAGCAAGGGGATCTTCCAGCTCCCAATTCCTTCGACAGTATCGAACTTGCGATGGAGAATCGGACGAAGGAGATCCTGGAGAAAATCGTTGGTGTAGGTACCGTAGACATCATGGTAACAGTAGATTCCACGGAGGAAATTGTTGTTCAGAAGCATATGAATGACTCTCAGGAGCTTAGTGATGAAACAGATGCCAACGGTGGAAAACGACATACTACGCAGTACACAAGAGATGGCGAGATCGTTACTTATACTCAATCCGGCGATGAAACGCCTATTATTACCAAGAGAATCAAACCTCAGGTGCGAGGAGTGCTCGTAGTTGCTAAAGGTGCCGAGAATAAAGTGGTCCGCGGCCTGATTGAACAAGCGGTGGAGAAAGGCTTGAATGTTCCGGTTTACCGTATATCCGTAGTACCGCGTAAACAGGAATGA
- the spoIIIAF gene encoding stage III sporulation protein AF, translated as MTWLGGWLREIILVVLLASFVEMLLPSKSMERYARLVLSLLVLLTMLSPIVSLLKGDAISELSLAMDQQSSQEGLLSSGGQGAGTLQQILADGQKLAQGQQKHTLEIAANEIAGQMKDQIISETGGKGVQVTVALAMQEPESPGTEAVPAITSVTVQLPEPIAAVERSDVTEPIVITPVKKIEVNTATTEEVTSKGAAMESDDYIDEADQAQAKAISKLLETRWGLDAEVIKVRSSQGDAAKL; from the coding sequence ATGACCTGGTTAGGCGGATGGTTAAGAGAAATTATTCTTGTCGTACTGCTGGCTTCCTTCGTGGAAATGCTTCTTCCGAGCAAATCGATGGAGCGTTATGCCAGACTCGTCCTTAGTCTTCTTGTTTTACTCACCATGCTTAGTCCGATTGTCTCGCTGCTAAAGGGGGATGCCATCTCAGAATTGAGTCTTGCTATGGATCAGCAGAGCTCACAGGAGGGTCTTCTCTCAAGCGGAGGACAAGGAGCGGGAACCTTGCAGCAGATACTGGCGGACGGACAAAAGCTGGCGCAGGGACAGCAGAAGCATACTCTGGAAATCGCTGCAAACGAAATTGCCGGACAGATGAAAGATCAAATTATATCGGAAACAGGGGGAAAAGGAGTTCAGGTTACCGTGGCATTGGCCATGCAAGAACCGGAAAGCCCCGGTACTGAAGCCGTGCCTGCTATTACATCGGTTACAGTTCAATTGCCTGAGCCAATAGCAGCAGTCGAACGAAGTGACGTCACTGAGCCTATTGTCATTACCCCTGTAAAAAAGATTGAAGTTAACACTGCTACAACAGAAGAGGTCACTTCAAAGGGTGCTGCAATGGAGTCCGATGATTACATTGATGAGGCGGATCAAGCGCAAGCAAAAGCTATTTCGAAGCTGCTCGAAACAAGGTGGGGTTTGGATGCAGAAGTAATTAAGGTGCGGAGCAGCCAGGGTGACGCAGCTAAACTATAA
- the spoIIIAE gene encoding stage III sporulation protein AE: protein MLVRQHFRPPKIVLVLLLLLCCSLFPWFIGTAYGSSSPAGNPSSSPVDGWVRGQIEDLPKDGVEKYWDQLMKDYGGFFPDGATPSLMDMLVPGDDGLSLKSVLSSLGAYMWHEVLYNGKLLVTIVMISVLSMILETLQTAFERQTVSKVAYTLCYMVVLVIAVNSFNIAIGYAKDAIDRMIDFMMAMIPLLFALLASMGNIVTVSVTHPLIVFMIHTVGTLIHTIVFPLLFFSAVLHLVSSMSDKYKLTHLANLLRNIGVGLLGILLTVFLGVISVKGITSSVTDGVTIRAAKYITGNFVPVVGKMFADATDTVISASLLVKNAIGLSGVIIILFLCAFPAIKILVLALIYNVAAAVMQPLGETPIVSCLQTIGKSMIYVFAALAAVSLMFFLAVTIMLTAGNVTVMMR, encoded by the coding sequence ATGCTTGTACGTCAACATTTCCGACCCCCAAAAATAGTGCTGGTGCTGCTTCTGCTGCTCTGCTGCTCACTGTTCCCTTGGTTTATAGGTACGGCCTACGGCTCCTCTTCTCCTGCTGGTAATCCCTCAAGTTCCCCTGTTGACGGATGGGTGAGAGGGCAGATTGAGGATCTGCCAAAAGATGGCGTGGAAAAGTACTGGGATCAGCTAATGAAGGATTACGGCGGTTTTTTTCCGGATGGAGCTACTCCCTCGCTTATGGACATGCTGGTGCCAGGTGATGACGGTCTTAGTCTAAAAAGTGTACTCTCCAGTCTCGGCGCTTACATGTGGCATGAAGTTTTGTATAACGGCAAGCTGCTTGTGACCATTGTGATGATCAGTGTGCTCAGCATGATTTTGGAGACCCTTCAAACCGCCTTTGAACGGCAAACCGTCAGCAAGGTGGCTTATACCCTTTGTTACATGGTGGTATTAGTTATCGCCGTTAACAGCTTCAACATTGCTATAGGTTATGCGAAAGATGCTATTGATCGAATGATTGACTTCATGATGGCGATGATTCCACTGCTATTCGCACTGCTGGCTTCCATGGGCAATATTGTGACCGTCTCAGTCACTCATCCGCTCATAGTCTTTATGATTCATACGGTTGGCACTTTGATTCACACCATTGTATTCCCTCTTCTGTTCTTCTCGGCAGTATTGCATCTGGTAAGTTCGATGTCGGATAAATACAAGCTGACGCATCTGGCCAATTTACTGCGGAACATAGGGGTAGGTTTACTCGGCATATTGCTGACTGTTTTTCTGGGAGTTATCTCTGTGAAGGGGATCACCAGCTCCGTAACCGATGGGGTGACCATCCGAGCCGCTAAGTATATAACAGGGAATTTTGTTCCGGTTGTCGGCAAAATGTTCGCGGATGCGACGGATACGGTTATCTCCGCGTCACTGCTGGTAAAGAACGCCATCGGATTATCGGGCGTTATCATTATTTTGTTCCTGTGTGCTTTTCCGGCGATCAAAATATTGGTCCTGGCCCTTATATATAATGTTGCAGCGGCTGTGATGCAGCCTCTGGGTGAGACACCGATTGTGTCCTGCCTGCAGACGATTGGTAAAAGCATGATTTACGTGTTCGCGGCCCTGGCTGCGGTCTCACTAATGTTCTTTCTGGCCGTCACGATTATGCTGACTGCCGGCAATGTCACCGTCATGATGAGGTGA
- the spoIIIAD gene encoding stage III sporulation protein AD, producing the protein MEIIQVVGIGLLSTILILVLKEQKPMFAFLLATATGILIFLFLIGKIGMILSTLERVAESSGMEMIYLKTVFKIIGISYIAEFGAQVVRDAGQDSIASKIELAGKVLIMVLAVPIISIIIETVMKLLPA; encoded by the coding sequence ATGGAAATCATTCAAGTCGTTGGAATCGGGCTGCTGTCGACCATTCTAATTCTCGTTCTGAAGGAACAAAAACCAATGTTCGCTTTTTTGCTCGCAACGGCTACAGGCATTCTGATCTTCCTGTTCCTGATCGGCAAGATTGGGATGATCCTGAGCACTCTGGAGCGGGTAGCGGAGTCCTCGGGAATGGAAATGATTTATCTGAAGACGGTATTTAAAATTATAGGGATTTCCTATATTGCCGAATTTGGTGCACAGGTTGTAAGGGATGCAGGTCAGGATTCAATCGCTTCCAAGATAGAGTTGGCCGGAAAGGTGCTCATTATGGTTCTCGCCGTGCCCATTATCAGTATTATCATCGAAACAGTGATGAAGCTGCTGCCTGCGTAA
- the spoIIIAC gene encoding stage III sporulation protein AC has protein sequence MNIEVNTIFQVAGIGIIIAMIHTVLKQMGKEDIAHWVTLIGFVVVLFMVIRMLDGLLQEIKTIFLFQ, from the coding sequence ATGAATATTGAAGTCAATACGATTTTCCAAGTTGCGGGCATCGGCATCATTATCGCCATGATACATACGGTGCTGAAGCAGATGGGGAAAGAAGATATCGCCCACTGGGTCACTCTTATAGGATTCGTAGTCGTATTATTTATGGTGATTCGCATGCTGGATGGACTGCTTCAGGAAATAAAAACGATTTTCCTTTTTCAGTAG
- the spoIIIAB gene encoding stage III sporulation protein SpoIIIAB has product MLKLFGAVMIVLAGTLAGLQRARLYADRPRQIRSLIAALQRLETEIRYGFTPLPEALRRIGAQARGPLQHFFVTAADEMSPPNNRSAQDAIDKAMEMHWKNTAMNASEKEIIRQLSCTLGTSDRSNQTTHITLALQQLNQEELAARDEQGKYEKMSKSLGLLLGVLIVILIF; this is encoded by the coding sequence ATGCTTAAGCTGTTTGGAGCTGTAATGATCGTACTGGCGGGCACGCTGGCAGGTCTTCAGCGTGCTCGGCTATATGCTGACAGGCCCCGGCAAATACGCAGCTTAATAGCAGCGCTTCAGCGCCTGGAGACTGAAATTAGGTACGGCTTTACACCATTGCCGGAAGCTCTTCGGAGAATAGGAGCTCAAGCCAGAGGGCCGCTTCAACACTTTTTTGTTACGGCTGCTGATGAAATGAGTCCCCCTAATAATAGAAGTGCTCAGGATGCAATCGATAAAGCTATGGAGATGCATTGGAAGAACACAGCCATGAACGCTTCGGAGAAGGAGATTATCCGGCAGCTGAGCTGTACGCTCGGGACCAGTGACAGGTCTAACCAGACCACTCATATCACGCTGGCTTTGCAGCAACTGAATCAGGAGGAGCTGGCGGCCAGAGATGAGCAGGGCAAATATGAAAAAATGAGCAAAAGCCTGGGGCTGCTGCTTGGAGTATTGATTGTCATTTTGATCTTTTAG
- the spoIIIAA gene encoding stage III sporulation protein AA has protein sequence MVNEWLLLFPEKVRALLERLPLPNLMTVEEIRVREGRPLEINYSGKYHFLTGNGTLTLNPEEAYKPDREDSHRLLDLISNHSLYTMEEELRKGFITIPGGHRIGLAGRTVLSGGGVEHLRDITGFNVRIARAVPGAADAILPYLFDRSRQRVLHTLILSPPQHGKTTLLRDLARQISSGRQGSRPGLKVGIVDERSEIAGSRRGIPSFDVGPRTDILDGCPKAEGMMMMIRSLSPDVLVADEIGRPEDAEAVTEALHAGISVLATAHGKEVSELIRRPGLGGLLEHRMFERYVILHRSESGMSFRILDNQNRRLTISQEERRGGDAYA, from the coding sequence ATGGTTAACGAATGGCTTCTGTTGTTTCCTGAAAAAGTACGAGCGTTGCTTGAGCGTTTGCCTCTCCCTAACCTAATGACGGTTGAGGAAATCCGGGTTCGGGAAGGAAGGCCTCTGGAAATCAATTATTCCGGAAAATATCATTTTCTTACCGGGAATGGCACGTTGACACTGAACCCTGAGGAAGCTTATAAGCCGGATCGTGAGGACAGTCACCGTCTTCTGGATCTCATCAGTAATCATTCACTCTACACAATGGAGGAAGAATTGCGTAAAGGCTTCATTACCATTCCCGGGGGTCACAGAATTGGACTTGCCGGGCGGACTGTACTCAGCGGCGGCGGTGTTGAGCATCTACGTGACATCACCGGCTTCAATGTACGAATTGCCCGTGCAGTGCCGGGTGCAGCCGACGCTATCCTGCCGTATTTGTTCGATAGAAGCCGGCAGAGGGTTCTTCATACACTAATCCTTTCACCACCTCAGCATGGTAAAACAACCCTTCTCCGTGACTTGGCACGGCAGATTTCCTCAGGGAGGCAGGGAAGCCGTCCAGGACTTAAGGTTGGCATAGTAGATGAACGCTCTGAGATTGCAGGCAGCAGGCGAGGGATTCCCAGCTTTGACGTGGGGCCACGGACAGATATATTGGATGGCTGCCCCAAGGCAGAAGGGATGATGATGATGATTCGTTCTTTATCTCCCGATGTGCTGGTGGCCGATGAAATCGGTCGTCCGGAGGACGCAGAGGCAGTCACTGAAGCCCTTCACGCCGGAATTTCTGTGTTGGCTACGGCACATGGCAAAGAAGTGTCCGAGCTGATCCGCAGACCCGGTCTGGGAGGATTGCTAGAACACAGGATGTTCGAACGATATGTGATCTTACATCGTTCGGAGTCAGGAATGTCCTTTCGAATTCTGGATAACCAGAATCGAAGGCTGACCATTTCACAGGAAGAGAGACGGGGTGGTGATGCCTATGCTTAA
- a CDS encoding YqhV family protein codes for MDKYVSWMAILRLLSGSLEITAALFMLRLNQVDKALVINSTLALVGPTILITTTAIGLTGMAQQLSWGKMGWVACGVACLLIGILKK; via the coding sequence TTGGACAAGTACGTGAGTTGGATGGCTATCCTTCGTCTGCTGTCAGGGAGTTTGGAAATCACTGCTGCACTTTTTATGCTTCGATTAAATCAGGTGGACAAGGCATTGGTTATCAATTCGACGCTGGCATTGGTAGGGCCGACTATTCTGATAACAACGACAGCTATAGGGTTGACGGGGATGGCGCAGCAATTGTCTTGGGGCAAGATGGGCTGGGTAGCCTGCGGAGTAGCGTGTCTCTTAATAGGTATTCTGAAAAAATGA
- a CDS encoding YitT family protein, translating to MHIRNYGVPFPTGTVMRRVREVVIIILSALLVAIGLRLFLIPHQLLSGGVAGTASVIGYLTNPKYISLYYFGINLPILIWGFVVVGKKYICLSMLSVVSTTWFLTIIPLGNVTKDPILASIFGGVIIAGGIGFSLRAGGSSGGFDILGSIITRKRDIPMGSVLFVMDGLVILSLGFFKSWDSALYAMLCIFVKSRIVDMIHIRHVKLTCFIVTKERDRMLSQLKLLPHGVTVVNAEGGYSHEGNTMLMTVTTRYELADLRKTILETDPKSFVNILETVEIVGRFRRQG from the coding sequence ATGCATATTCGAAATTATGGGGTTCCTTTTCCTACGGGGACTGTAATGAGGCGAGTTCGGGAAGTAGTTATTATCATTTTATCTGCCTTGCTGGTAGCCATTGGTTTGCGTCTGTTTCTTATTCCTCATCAATTATTAAGCGGTGGAGTAGCGGGGACAGCCTCAGTTATCGGTTATTTAACAAATCCTAAGTACATTTCATTGTATTATTTTGGCATCAACCTGCCGATTCTTATATGGGGTTTTGTTGTGGTAGGCAAAAAGTACATATGTCTTAGCATGCTGTCGGTTGTTTCTACTACATGGTTCTTAACAATTATCCCTCTTGGAAATGTTACAAAGGACCCCATTCTGGCCAGTATCTTCGGCGGGGTTATCATCGCAGGCGGGATAGGATTTTCTCTGCGTGCCGGGGGCTCGTCAGGGGGCTTTGATATTCTGGGCTCCATTATTACACGCAAACGCGACATCCCAATGGGGAGTGTATTGTTCGTAATGGATGGTCTAGTCATTCTTAGTCTAGGCTTCTTCAAAAGCTGGGATTCCGCCTTGTACGCGATGCTGTGTATCTTTGTAAAAAGCAGGATTGTAGATATGATCCACATTCGGCATGTGAAATTAACTTGTTTTATTGTTACAAAAGAGCGTGACCGCATGCTTAGCCAGTTGAAGTTATTGCCGCATGGGGTAACTGTTGTAAATGCAGAGGGCGGGTACAGTCACGAGGGGAATACGATGCTTATGACAGTCACCACAAGATACGAGCTGGCCGATTTAAGAAAAACGATCCTTGAGACCGATCCGAAATCCTTCGTCAATATCCTTGAAACTGTTGAAATCGTGGGCAGGTTTAGAAGGCAGGGGTAG
- a CDS encoding transposase translates to MEVPLTLLANESGSCRDSYHPEMLTKIIIYAYTQRLYSSRQIAKALMREYPFHVSWSAAPGSRYH, encoded by the coding sequence ATGGAAGTACCACTAACTTTGCTTGCAAATGAATCTGGCAGCTGCCGCGACAGTTATCACCCTGAAATGCTCACCAAAATTATTATCTATGCCTACACCCAACGCCTCTATTCCTCAAGACAAATTGCCAAAGCTTTAATGCGAGAGTATCCCTTTCATGTGAGCTGGTCGGCAGCGCCCGGATCTCGGTACCATTAA
- a CDS encoding aspartate kinase produces MSLYVMKFGGSSVGDTERMKRVAKRIAEKQDEGHRCVVVVSAMGDTTDELIDQANQLNGQPPAREMDMLLTTGEQISVALLSIALHGIGRNAVSYTGWQAGFRTDETHGRARINEIVPRRVLESLEREQIVIVAGFQGMTLEGEITTLGRGGSDTTAVALAAAIKADVCEIYTDVDGIYSTDPRIVKSARKLKEISYDEMLELANLGAAVLHPRAVEYAKRHQVKLVVRSSFNHNEGTVVKEEASMEQGVIVSGIAYDKNVARISILGVPDVPGVLAQVFGKLAQEEIDVDIIVQSGVLNDKADFSFTVGLNDLERAKAVIQQLHAELPFREVTSEDNLIKVSIVGAGMVSHPGVAAQMFDVLSKEGVSIKMVSTSEIKVSCVIEAGNLQSIIQALHTAYNLDTVEQAFVGGPQDRR; encoded by the coding sequence TTGTCACTTTATGTCATGAAATTCGGAGGCAGCTCCGTCGGCGACACAGAACGAATGAAGCGCGTCGCCAAACGCATCGCAGAGAAACAGGACGAAGGGCATCGCTGCGTTGTCGTTGTATCCGCCATGGGGGATACTACGGATGAATTGATCGACCAGGCCAATCAGCTTAACGGGCAACCGCCCGCCCGCGAAATGGATATGCTGCTGACAACTGGAGAACAAATATCTGTTGCCCTCTTGTCTATAGCTCTTCATGGGATTGGCCGTAATGCCGTATCCTATACGGGCTGGCAGGCTGGTTTCCGTACGGATGAAACTCACGGACGGGCTCGCATTAACGAGATTGTCCCACGGCGTGTGCTTGAATCTCTCGAACGGGAACAAATTGTTATTGTCGCTGGTTTTCAGGGAATGACTTTGGAAGGCGAGATCACTACATTGGGACGCGGAGGCTCCGATACAACAGCTGTCGCGTTGGCTGCAGCGATCAAAGCGGATGTGTGCGAAATTTATACAGACGTTGACGGTATATACTCTACCGATCCGCGTATTGTGAAGTCTGCACGAAAGCTGAAGGAAATCTCCTATGATGAAATGCTTGAACTCGCTAATTTGGGCGCTGCTGTACTGCATCCCCGTGCGGTAGAGTATGCCAAACGTCACCAAGTGAAGCTGGTCGTCAGATCTAGCTTTAACCATAATGAAGGTACTGTTGTGAAGGAGGAAGCAAGCATGGAGCAAGGGGTAATCGTAAGCGGTATTGCATATGACAAGAATGTGGCCCGAATCAGTATTTTGGGAGTACCTGATGTTCCAGGTGTTCTGGCACAGGTCTTTGGCAAGCTGGCCCAAGAAGAGATTGACGTAGATATTATCGTCCAAAGCGGAGTTTTGAATGACAAAGCCGATTTCTCCTTTACCGTAGGACTCAATGATCTGGAGCGGGCGAAAGCAGTTATTCAACAGCTCCATGCAGAGCTACCTTTCCGTGAAGTCACCTCCGAGGACAACCTAATCAAGGTATCTATTGTGGGTGCAGGAATGGTCAGTCATCCGGGTGTTGCGGCTCAAATGTTCGATGTTCTTTCTAAAGAGGGCGTAAGCATCAAAATGGTTAGTACTTCAGAAATAAAAGTATCCTGTGTCATTGAAGCCGGCAATCTTCAAAGCATCATCCAAGCGCTGCACACTGCCTACAATCTGGATACTGTAGAGCAGGCTTTTGTCGGCGGGCCCCAGGATCGGCGTTAA
- the efp gene encoding elongation factor P, which translates to MISVNDFKTGLTVEVDGDIFTVLDFQHVKPGKGAAFVRSKLKNLRNGNTVERTFRAGETIGRAIIENRAVQYLYASAQEHVFMDNETYDQFTLDAKQLEWELNFLKENMDVKIVSYQNEILGVNLPTSVELKVVETEPGIKGNTAQGATKFAKVETGLNVQVPLFINEDDVLLIDTREGKYISRA; encoded by the coding sequence GTGATTTCAGTTAACGATTTCAAAACAGGATTAACCGTAGAGGTAGACGGAGATATTTTTACAGTTCTAGACTTTCAGCATGTAAAACCAGGTAAAGGCGCAGCATTTGTTCGCTCCAAGCTTAAAAACCTGCGTAACGGGAACACTGTGGAGCGTACGTTCCGCGCAGGCGAAACTATCGGACGGGCAATTATTGAGAACCGTGCGGTTCAATATTTGTATGCAAGTGCCCAAGAGCACGTGTTTATGGATAACGAAACTTATGATCAATTCACACTGGATGCTAAGCAGTTAGAGTGGGAATTGAACTTCTTGAAAGAAAACATGGACGTGAAAATCGTTAGCTATCAAAATGAAATTCTTGGAGTTAACTTACCTACCAGTGTTGAACTGAAGGTTGTAGAAACCGAGCCTGGTATCAAAGGTAACACAGCACAAGGCGCAACTAAATTTGCAAAAGTCGAAACCGGTCTGAACGTGCAGGTTCCTCTGTTCATTAATGAAGATGATGTTCTGCTGATTGATACACGCGAAGGTAAATATATCTCCCGCGCGTAG
- a CDS encoding M24 family metallopeptidase, whose translation MGNNRVSKLRKVLQARGLDAMLITSGINRRYLSGFTGSSGYVLITAEESYLLTDFRYRTQAAEQAAGLTIVEHGPKFIDTVRELLPSGGKVRVGFEQDDVTFSAYTAYAEALKPAELVPVSKAVEDLRMIKDAEELAVMGRAADLADDTFHHILNVLKPGMTERDVDLEMEFYMRTHGATSSSFDTIVASGERSAMPHGVASSRVILGDEFVTFDFGALLDGYCSDLTRTVALGTPNPKLKEIYDIVLEAQLHALAHIKPGMTGRECDALARDIITRYGYGDQFGHSTGHGLGMEVHEWPRLSKLSDDILQPGMVVTVEPGIYLPGIGGVRIEDDVVVTESGISLLTHSSKNYTVL comes from the coding sequence ATGGGAAACAATCGTGTCTCCAAGCTGCGTAAGGTTTTGCAGGCTCGCGGATTGGATGCGATGTTAATAACCAGCGGTATTAACCGCCGATATTTAAGCGGGTTTACCGGTTCGTCCGGTTATGTGCTGATTACGGCTGAGGAAAGTTATTTATTAACGGACTTCAGGTATAGGACTCAAGCTGCAGAACAGGCGGCGGGACTTACCATTGTAGAGCATGGACCAAAATTCATTGATACGGTGCGGGAGCTTTTACCTTCAGGCGGAAAAGTCCGTGTGGGATTCGAGCAGGATGATGTTACTTTCAGCGCTTATACTGCCTACGCAGAAGCTCTGAAACCTGCTGAACTGGTGCCAGTCTCCAAAGCAGTAGAGGATCTGCGTATGATTAAGGATGCAGAGGAACTGGCTGTTATGGGACGGGCTGCTGATTTGGCGGACGACACCTTCCATCATATTCTGAACGTATTGAAGCCGGGTATGACCGAGCGTGATGTGGATCTTGAGATGGAGTTTTACATGCGCACACATGGCGCGACCTCTTCTTCCTTCGACACGATTGTGGCATCCGGTGAGCGCTCAGCTATGCCGCATGGAGTAGCGAGCAGCCGTGTGATTCTCGGCGATGAATTCGTGACTTTCGATTTCGGTGCATTGCTTGACGGGTATTGCTCAGATCTTACCCGGACGGTGGCGCTAGGTACTCCGAATCCTAAGCTGAAGGAGATTTATGATATCGTACTGGAGGCTCAGCTGCATGCCTTGGCACATATCAAGCCCGGGATGACCGGAAGGGAATGTGACGCGTTGGCGCGTGATATTATAACCCGTTACGGTTATGGGGATCAATTCGGACACAGTACCGGACATGGATTGGGCATGGAGGTTCATGAATGGCCGCGTCTATCCAAACTGAGCGATGATATCTTGCAGCCTGGTATGGTTGTGACCGTGGAGCCGGGGATTTATCTGCCTGGAATTGGCGGCGTACGAATAGAAGATGATGTAGTGGTTACAGAGAGCGGTATTTCATTGCTCACCCATTCATCCAAAAACTATACAGTACTGTAA
- a CDS encoding YqhR family membrane protein, whose product MSKSHQQRSEHTNPWLFAMELGFFAGLIWGAMRWLFYAMHFTKVVPGFLAEPFFKHDFLVKPEGHLIGYLLFIVFSVIASLLYVLILRKLKGPWPGMIYGVLWWSALFLAGSWMFLQQGPFKLPWNTVITEFCIFLLWGLFIGYTITIEYTDERRREERISVA is encoded by the coding sequence ATGAGTAAATCACACCAACAAAGGTCGGAGCATACAAATCCTTGGCTATTTGCTATGGAGTTAGGTTTTTTTGCCGGATTGATTTGGGGGGCAATGCGATGGTTATTCTACGCAATGCATTTTACAAAGGTGGTTCCCGGCTTTTTAGCAGAACCTTTTTTTAAACATGATTTTCTAGTCAAGCCGGAAGGGCATTTGATTGGCTATTTATTGTTTATCGTTTTTTCAGTGATTGCATCCCTACTGTATGTATTGATTCTACGTAAGCTCAAGGGACCTTGGCCGGGTATGATTTATGGAGTGTTATGGTGGTCCGCTCTTTTTCTGGCGGGGTCATGGATGTTTCTGCAGCAGGGGCCTTTCAAACTGCCGTGGAATACAGTAATTACTGAATTTTGCATATTTTTGCTATGGGGCTTATTTATTGGCTATACGATCACCATTGAGTATACCGACGAGAGAAGACGTGAAGAAAGGATAAGTGTAGCCTGA